Proteins found in one Poecilia reticulata strain Guanapo linkage group LG15, Guppy_female_1.0+MT, whole genome shotgun sequence genomic segment:
- the synpo2la gene encoding synaptopodin 2-like protein: MVAEEVIITLSGGAPWGFRLQGGMEHQKPLQVAKVRKRSKACRAGLREADELISINEQPCGSLSHAQAMNLIDSSPGILNILVRRAPAAFQSVVLVTRAPSPRIDKEYRAALKAMSPTQPHHAPVREVHRSRSSLTSGLTSPPGSEAYYGETDSDADVAGYERQRRQKRRSPSNSNSGKPSGRTSPEEGETSEMSGYDSAPDAQAFPRSLEGRGGNGDEGGNLPGVTRKEVVYKPPGPGMWSSQTSTETSSIISSADDQGPRNGGQEEDSGFLEPANVPLVSPERAKEALMLGSRSQLVPMVGPVNKPIDEELMTTYMEKAKLAKLNRGDTLQDKQVKEAKSKCRTIASLLTDAPNPHSKGVLMFKKRRQRSKKYTLTSFGSVDEDRFQDSQEDDGVFPGSESEFDEEGFSGAPDPTWDSDYLDKLEKRATAGTEGREVGAENALNPGLSDTVGKGAQLFEQQRKRVDELAKKGEAAHSHAPLESQVQEHCQMHPLHLEIPAQVQSTQGPQQSPSGPTPAQAVQTQIVNSPHLVPQGNLPNSTVNAVSMVMAPPPAAPKPATASVTVLSSSAPPPETPLPELPASNVLNRTARPFTPGFISIRAATAPVTFRPAVSKKTQRPASAAVVTPPFSTASDVANNTTPVTSQQPPGPPPVVPPPYSFPKASLPLTPEAPVTIHTPALSAPFETMQSSPGLSGFHHSPFSTMTPVSVPSVPRSPQTASVPVPPLSPINGSVDPIASVPPLQVPVAQPPAPQVSIPSVTQEYAITKPEAVVSTSVPGPTGRTGILLEARRRSGKPKPMFNVPEVVKKSPNPDLLSLVQNLDERSTRHKYGQTTADDVYEEEESGEAGTGRVPPPVAPKPRVIHETPQILQAGGKGAQLFAKRQSRMGMYVVDTPPETPFQQDVAMQNTFQQFDSSVNSSHPSQWKYSPNVRAPPPIGYNPLLAPSLPTGPQKDAGNPDNKARGSSQKEGIKAVDFMKRQPYQLNSAMFQYGGSVTNLSAMPSYQAQQNNYTTTMVGSSLTSPRQIPLKTARVYEIKRFSTPTPMSAQTITPKVIAPRSATTLGERLTRSGMTSPPPVAFAPAPPQSVGTSKPIFSSSQPTRLPNLPKFSATPIPYSIPPSGPTPYTPASYSSGLQTAKQFQSAPELSILASLPPLKNNPVQAPKPHFVATRGGAQPHVWRPGAF; this comes from the exons GTGCGTAAACGCAGCAAGGCCTGCCGGGCTGGGCTGCGGGAGGCGGATGAGCTGATATCTATCAACGAACAACCATGTGGATCTCTTTCCCATGCCCAGGCCATGAACCTCATCGACAGCTCCCCGGGGATACTAAACATCCTAGTCAGAAG GGCGCCTGCTGCTTTTCAATCCGTTGTCCTTGTCACCCGTGCCCCATCTCCACGGATAGACAAAGAGTACCGTGCTGCTCTAAAAGCCATGTCACCAACCCAACCCCACCACGCACCTGTCCGAGAGGTCCACCGGAGTCGTTCCTCCTTGACCAGTGGATTAACTTCCCCACCTGGCAGCGAAGCTTATTACGGGGAGACGGATAGCGACGCAGATGTGGCGGGTTACGAGAGGCAACGGCGACAGAAACGCAGAAGCCCCAGCAACTCCAACTCCGGGAAACCATCGGGAAGGACATCTCCCGAAGAAGGGGAGACGTCGGAGATGAGCGGCTACGACAGTGCTCCAGATGCCCAGGCTTTCCCTCGTTCACTGGAAGGACGTGGAGGAAATGGAGATGAAGGAGGCAACCTACCTGGGGTCACAAGGAAAGAGGTTGTTTACAAACCGCCAGGTCCGGGGATGTGGTCCTCTCAGACGTCCACTGAAACTTCCTCGATCATCTCCTCAGCAGACGACCAGGGGCCACGGAATGGAGGACAGGAGGAAGACAGTGGTTTTCTAGAGCCGGCCAATGTGCCACTGGTGTCCCCCGAGAGGGCAAAGGAGGCTCTGATGTTGGGTTCTCGCAGCCAGCTTGTGCCCATGGTGGGTCCTGTGAATAAACCCATTGATGAGGAACTTATGACAACCTACATGGAAAAGGCTAAGCTAGCTA AATTGAATCGAGGGGACACACTTCAGGACAAGCAAGTGAAAGAAGCCAAGAGCAAGTGTCGGACAATTGCATCTTTGCTGACAGATGCGCCGAACCCTCACTCCAAAGGAGTGTTGATGTTCAAGAAAAGAAGACAGCGCTCAAAAAAATACACCCTGACAAGCTTTGGGAGTGTAGATGAGGACAGGTTTCAGGACTCACAAGAGGATGACGGGGTGTTTCCTGGCAGCGAATCTGAGTTTGACGAGGAGGGCTTCTCTGGAGCTCCAGACCCAACTTGGGATAGCGACTACCTGGATAAGCTGGAAAAGAGGGCGACGGCAGGCACAGAAGGTCGAGAGGTTGGAGCAGAAAACGCTTTGAATCCTGGTTTGAGTGACACTGTAGGAAAGGGTGCACAGTTGTTTGAGCAGCAAAGAAAAAGAGTGGATGAACTTGCAAAGAAAGGAGAAGCAGCACATTCTCATGCACCCCTTGAATCTCAAGTACAGGAGCATTGTCAGATGCATCCGTTGCATCTTGAAATTCCTGCACAAGTGCAATCGACACAAGGACCTCAACAGTCACCATCTGGTCCTACACCTGCACAGGCAGTTCAGACTCAAATTGTTAATTCCCCCCATCTTGTACCTCAAGGGAACTTACCTAACTCTACAGTGAATGCAGTTAGCATGGTGATGGcacctcctcctgcagcacCCAAGCCAGCCACAGCCTCGGTTACGGTTCTGAGCAGTTCTGCACCCCCTCCTGAAACCCCATTGCCTGAACTGCCTGCAAGCAATGTTCTAAACAGAACAGCACGTCCTTTTACCCCCGGCTTCATCAGCATTCGAGCCGCAACTGCTCCTGTAACGTTTCGACCAGCTGTCTCAAAGAAGACACAGCGGCCTGCCTCAGCAGCTGTTGTGACACCACCATTTTCCACTGCTTCTGACGTAGCCAATAACACGACACCCGTAACATCACAGCAACCCCCTGGTCCTCCACCGGTGGTTCCCCCGCCATACTCCTTTCCTAAAGCTTCCCTACCCCTGACACCAGAAGCTCCTGTTACTATTCACACTCCTGCTCTTTCGGCCCCTTTTGAAACAATGCAGTCATCACCAGGATTAAGTGGTTTTCATCATTCTCCATTTTCAACTATGACCCCAGTGTCTGTGCCTTCAGTACCTAGATCCCCACAAACAGCATCAGTTCCTGTTCCTCCTTTGTCCCCAATTAATGGCTCAGTTGATCCAATTGCCTCAGTGCCTCCACTCCAAGTGCCAGTGGCTCAGCCCCCAGCTCCACAAGTTTCCATACCATCAGTTACTCAAGAATATGCGATCACAAAGCCCGAAGCTGTTGTCTCAACCTCTGTTCCTGGCCCGACAGGTCGTACAGGAATTTTACTTGAAGCAAGACGGCGTAGTGGCAAACCTAAACCTATGTTTAATGTGCCAGAAGTGGTAAAGAAATCCCCAAATCCTGACTTACTATCATTGGTTCAGAACCTAGATGAAAGGTCCACCAGACACAAGTATGGCCAAACAACTGCTGACGACGTCTATGAAGAGGAGGAAAGCGGTGAGGCTGGCACAGGAAGGGTGCCACCGCCAGTTGCACCAAAACCTCGGGTCATTCATGAGACCCCACAGATTCTTCAAGCTGGGGGCAAAGGGGCTCAATTGTTTGCTAAAAGACAGAGCCGCATGGGTATGTATGTAGTCGACACGCCACCCGAGACCCCTTTCCAGCAGGATGTGGCCAtgcaaaatacatttcaacAGTTTGACTCCTCTGTCAATTCTTCCCATCCCTCTCAGTGGAAATACTCTCCGAACGTTCGTGCACCTCCGCCTATTGGATACAACCCGCTGTTAGCCCCTTCTCTTCCCACAGGCCCTCAGAAAGATGCAGGCAACCCAGACAACAAGGCAAGAGGAAGCTCCCAAAAGGAAGGCATCAAGGCCGTGGATTTCATGAAGAGGCAACCTTATCAGCTCAACTCTGCCATGTTCCAGTATGGAGGCAGTGTCACCAATCTGTCAGCCATGCCTTCATACCAGGCCCAGCAGAACAACTACACAACAACAATGGTGGGAAGCTCACTGACCTCACCTCGACAAATACCGCTCAAAACAGCCCGCGTCTATGAAATCAAGCGTTTCTCTACCCCAACACCTATGTCAGCTCAAACTATCACACCTAAAGTCATTGCTCCTCGCTCAGCTACTACTCTTGGAGAACGTTTGACTCGTTCAGGCATGACATCTCCACCTCCTGTTGCCTTTGCTCCAGCTCCACCCCAGTCAGTCGGTACTTCGAAACCaattttttcttcctcccaaCCGACACGGCTACCCAACCTGCCAAAGTTCTCAGCCACCCCTATTCCATACTCCATACCTCCTTCGGGCCCCACACCTTACACTCCAGCCTCATACTCCAGTGGGCTGCAGACAGCCAAGCAGTTTCAAAGTGCTCCAGAACTTAGCATTCTTGCATCTTTGCCCCCGCTGAAAAACAACCCGGTTCAGGCCCCCAAACCACATTTTGTTGCCACTAGGGGCGGTGCGCAGCCCCATGTCTGGAGACCAGGAGCATTTTAA